A window of Ruminococcus champanellensis 18P13 = JCM 17042 contains these coding sequences:
- a CDS encoding class II glutamine amidotransferase has product MSLPREGEVRIPSGCAVSGMFSKSGKRMNGEQIIRSIEVMHDRSNGLGGGFAAYGIYPEYKEYYAFHIFYDDSSTKQECERFLERHFDIINLSKIPTRKMPQITDVPLIWRYFVTPLPTKLAESQLDEREFVAKCVFHINTRIKGSYVFSSGKNMGVFKAVGFPEDVGRFYRLDEYAGYCFTAHGRYPTNTPGWWGGAHPFALLDYTVVHNGEISSYDANRRAIEMYGYKCTLQTDTEVIAYIIDYLHRKQGLNWQEICSVIAAPFWQTIAAMPEQERAKHEYLRNVFASQLITGPFSILVGFNGGMMALNDRLKLRSMVVGEKDDMFYVASEESAIRVIQPELDKVWSPRGGECVLVTLEGGKA; this is encoded by the coding sequence ATGAGTTTACCAAGAGAAGGAGAGGTCCGGATCCCGTCCGGCTGTGCGGTATCCGGCATGTTTTCAAAATCAGGCAAACGGATGAACGGCGAGCAGATCATCCGTTCCATTGAAGTGATGCATGACCGTTCCAACGGTCTGGGGGGCGGCTTTGCTGCCTACGGCATCTATCCGGAATACAAGGAGTATTACGCATTCCACATTTTCTATGATGACAGCTCCACCAAGCAGGAGTGCGAGCGGTTCCTGGAGCGTCACTTTGACATCATCAACCTGTCCAAGATCCCCACCCGGAAAATGCCCCAGATCACGGACGTGCCTCTGATCTGGCGGTATTTCGTGACCCCCCTGCCCACCAAGCTGGCGGAGAGTCAACTGGATGAACGGGAATTCGTGGCAAAGTGCGTGTTCCACATCAACACCCGGATCAAGGGCAGCTACGTTTTCTCCAGCGGCAAGAACATGGGCGTATTCAAGGCGGTGGGCTTCCCGGAGGATGTGGGCAGGTTCTACCGGCTGGACGAATACGCCGGCTACTGCTTCACCGCCCACGGCAGATATCCCACCAATACCCCGGGCTGGTGGGGGGGCGCACACCCCTTCGCCCTGCTGGATTACACGGTTGTCCACAACGGGGAGATTTCCTCCTATGACGCAAACCGCCGTGCCATTGAAATGTACGGCTACAAATGTACCCTCCAGACGGATACGGAGGTCATTGCCTATATCATCGACTACCTGCACCGGAAGCAGGGGCTGAACTGGCAGGAGATCTGTTCCGTCATCGCCGCCCCCTTCTGGCAGACCATTGCGGCCATGCCGGAGCAGGAGCGGGCAAAGCACGAGTACCTGCGGAATGTGTTCGCATCCCAGTTGATTACCGGCCCCTTCTCCATTCTGGTGGGCTTCAACGGGGGCATGATGGCGCTGAACGACCGGCTGAAGCTCCGGAGCATGGTAGTGGGCGAGAAGGACGATATGTTCTACGTTGCCAGCGAGGAGTCGGCGATCCGGGTCATCCAGCCGGAGCTGGACAAGGTATGGTCTCCCAGGGGCGGAGAGTGCGTGCTGGTTACACTGGAAGGAGGTAAGGCGTAA
- a CDS encoding polysaccharide deacetylase family protein, producing MRRWSACIAGLAAVCILSGTVHAGDVHGYGQGCRYDGQNRPIGAVEFNQQYGGYDACALSGDSRYILLTFDQGYENGYTAQILDTLKEKNVKAIFFLTGDYARKETALVQRMVDEGHVLGNHGMTHASMPKLEGAALEEEIMSLHRYVQDTYGYEMQYLRPPCGEYSEASLAAAQRLGYKTVFWSFAYVDWLVDQQPDPAQAYSRMTEAAHGGGIYLLHSVSATNCAVLGDVIDSLRQQGYRL from the coding sequence ATGAGAAGATGGAGCGCCTGCATTGCAGGCTTGGCGGCGGTGTGCATACTCAGCGGCACGGTGCATGCCGGGGACGTACACGGCTATGGGCAGGGCTGCCGGTATGACGGGCAGAACAGACCCATCGGGGCGGTGGAATTCAACCAGCAGTACGGAGGCTACGACGCCTGCGCCCTGTCCGGGGACAGCCGGTATATTCTGCTGACCTTTGACCAGGGGTATGAAAACGGTTACACGGCGCAGATCCTGGATACGCTGAAGGAAAAGAATGTGAAGGCGATCTTCTTTCTGACGGGGGATTACGCCAGGAAGGAGACGGCGCTGGTGCAGCGGATGGTGGACGAGGGGCATGTACTGGGGAACCACGGCATGACCCACGCTTCCATGCCCAAGCTGGAGGGAGCGGCGCTGGAGGAGGAGATCATGAGCCTGCACCGGTATGTGCAGGACACCTACGGGTATGAGATGCAGTATCTGCGGCCCCCCTGCGGGGAGTACTCGGAGGCGTCTCTGGCGGCAGCCCAGAGGCTGGGGTACAAGACGGTGTTCTGGAGCTTTGCCTATGTGGACTGGCTGGTGGATCAGCAGCCGGATCCGGCACAGGCATACAGCCGCATGACGGAGGCAGCCCACGGAGGCGGCATTTATCTGCTGCATTCCGTGTCCGCCACCAATTGCGCCGTGCTGGGGGATGTGATCGACAGCCTGCGGCAGCAGGGGTATCGGCTTTAG
- a CDS encoding 4Fe-4S dicluster domain-containing protein, with the protein MKRVYVNEEWCLGCHLCEYYCAFAETGKPNMALALKHQTIRPRIHVEEENGVHFAVSCRHCEDPLCVKSCLTGALSVKDGVIRINSDRCIHCYTCILACPYGAIVPSDNGAVKKCELCVNTATGLPNCVQGCPNGAIVFEDSEERKVSV; encoded by the coding sequence ATGAAACGAGTATATGTAAATGAGGAATGGTGTCTGGGATGCCACCTTTGTGAATATTACTGTGCATTTGCGGAAACCGGCAAGCCCAATATGGCGCTTGCCCTGAAGCATCAGACCATCCGCCCCCGGATCCATGTGGAGGAGGAAAACGGCGTGCATTTTGCCGTATCCTGCCGCCACTGTGAGGATCCCCTGTGCGTCAAAAGCTGTCTGACCGGGGCGCTGTCCGTGAAGGACGGGGTGATCCGCATCAACTCCGACCGGTGTATTCACTGCTACACCTGTATTCTTGCATGTCCCTACGGGGCGATCGTCCCCTCCGACAACGGAGCGGTGAAAAAGTGTGAGCTGTGCGTGAACACTGCCACCGGATTGCCCAACTGCGTACAGGGCTGCCCCAACGGCGCCATTGTATTTGAGGACAGCGAGGAAAGGAAGGTGTCAGTATGA
- a CDS encoding glutamine synthetase III: MDQTDMHSLFGSKVFNDAVMLDRLPRDVYRALRKTMEKGTHLELDIANVVASAMKDWAVEQGATHFTHWFQPMTGVTAEKHDSFITPDGSGSVIMEFSGRELVRGEPDASSFPSGGLRATFEARGYTAWDPTAYAFIRGHTLYIPTVFCSYGGEALDKKTPLLRSMDAINRQALRVLRLFGNTNASRVITTVGPEQEYFLIDRKLYEKRRDLKCCGRTLFGARPPKGQELADHYFGSIPPRVSAFMAQLDRELWRLGVLAKTEHNEVAPAQHELAPIYTTTNLACDHNQLTMELMKTVAAQHGMACLLHEKPFAGVNGSGKHNNWSISTDTGMNLLEPGGTPYENAQFLLFLCAVIEAVDEYQDLLRVSVASAGNDHRLGANEAPPAIVSMFLGDELTDILHAIESGTLYVGKEQVQMEIGATVLPHFFRDATDRNRTSPFAFTGNKFEFRMLGSAQSIAGPNTVLNTIVADVLGKYADRLEHSVQFQKDLDELIRTVIHDHKRIIFNGNNYSPQWVAEAEQRGLTNLPGTPEALRTLIDPKNIALFTRHGVFTEAEVRSRYAILLENYSKIGHIEALTMIDMVNQEIIPAVVTYQSQLAQLAANKKLAQSEASIALEDGLLKKLSRLSECLVKRTQSLSDCLMEIKPIQDPYQLASAYRERIYPAMTELRCVADNLELICGRDHWPLPSYGDMLFSIE, from the coding sequence ATGGATCAGACCGATATGCACAGCCTGTTCGGCAGCAAGGTATTCAATGACGCCGTCATGCTGGATCGGCTGCCCCGGGATGTATACCGTGCCCTGCGCAAGACCATGGAAAAGGGCACCCACCTGGAGCTTGACATTGCCAACGTGGTGGCAAGTGCCATGAAGGACTGGGCGGTGGAACAGGGCGCGACCCATTTCACCCACTGGTTCCAGCCCATGACCGGGGTCACCGCCGAAAAGCACGACAGCTTCATTACCCCGGACGGCAGCGGTTCCGTCATTATGGAGTTTTCAGGAAGAGAACTGGTGCGGGGCGAGCCGGACGCCTCCTCCTTCCCCTCCGGCGGCCTGCGGGCAACCTTTGAAGCAAGGGGCTACACCGCCTGGGATCCCACCGCATACGCCTTTATCCGTGGGCATACCTTATATATCCCCACGGTGTTCTGCTCCTACGGGGGCGAGGCGCTGGACAAAAAGACCCCCCTGCTCCGTTCCATGGACGCCATCAACCGACAGGCACTGCGGGTGCTGCGGCTGTTCGGCAATACGAACGCCAGCCGGGTCATCACCACGGTGGGGCCGGAACAGGAATACTTCCTCATTGACCGGAAGCTGTACGAAAAGCGCCGGGATCTGAAATGCTGCGGCAGAACCCTGTTCGGGGCAAGACCCCCCAAGGGGCAGGAGCTTGCGGATCACTACTTCGGCTCCATCCCCCCACGGGTCAGCGCCTTTATGGCGCAGCTAGACCGGGAGCTGTGGCGGCTGGGGGTGCTTGCAAAGACGGAGCACAATGAGGTCGCTCCTGCCCAGCATGAGCTTGCCCCCATTTACACCACAACCAATCTGGCATGCGACCACAACCAGCTGACCATGGAGCTGATGAAAACCGTTGCCGCACAGCATGGCATGGCGTGCCTGCTGCACGAAAAGCCCTTTGCCGGGGTGAACGGCTCCGGCAAGCACAATAACTGGTCGATATCCACGGATACGGGCATGAACCTCCTGGAGCCGGGCGGAACGCCCTACGAAAATGCCCAATTTCTCCTTTTCCTGTGCGCAGTGATCGAGGCTGTGGACGAGTACCAGGATCTGCTCCGGGTCTCGGTTGCCAGCGCCGGGAACGATCACCGGCTGGGCGCCAACGAAGCGCCCCCCGCAATCGTTTCCATGTTCCTGGGGGATGAACTGACGGATATCCTCCACGCCATCGAAAGCGGAACCCTTTATGTGGGCAAGGAACAGGTACAGATGGAGATCGGCGCCACGGTGCTGCCCCACTTCTTCCGGGACGCCACCGACCGGAACCGCACATCTCCCTTTGCCTTTACCGGCAATAAATTTGAATTCCGGATGCTTGGCTCCGCCCAGTCCATTGCCGGCCCCAACACGGTGCTGAACACCATTGTGGCAGACGTGCTTGGGAAGTATGCAGACAGGCTGGAGCACAGCGTACAGTTCCAGAAGGATCTGGACGAGCTGATCCGAACCGTGATCCACGATCACAAGCGGATCATCTTCAACGGCAACAACTACTCCCCCCAGTGGGTGGCAGAGGCGGAACAGCGTGGGCTGACCAATCTGCCCGGCACGCCGGAGGCGCTGCGGACTCTGATCGATCCGAAAAACATCGCCCTGTTTACCCGGCATGGGGTATTCACCGAAGCGGAGGTTCGCTCCCGGTACGCCATCCTGCTGGAGAATTACAGCAAGATCGGGCATATCGAGGCGCTGACCATGATCGACATGGTCAACCAGGAGATCATCCCGGCGGTCGTCACATACCAGAGTCAGTTAGCGCAGTTGGCTGCCAACAAGAAGCTGGCACAATCGGAGGCGTCCATCGCTCTGGAGGACGGGCTTTTGAAAAAGCTCAGCCGCTTGAGCGAATGCCTGGTCAAGCGTACCCAGAGCCTGTCGGACTGCTTGATGGAAATCAAGCCCATCCAGGATCCCTACCAGTTGGCAAGCGCCTACCGGGAACGGATCTACCCCGCCATGACCGAGCTTCGGTGCGTGGCAGACAACCTGGAGCTGATCTGCGGCAGAGATCACTGGCCGCTGCCCTCCTACGGAGATATGCTTTTCTCCATTGAATAA
- a CDS encoding NAD(P)/FAD-dependent oxidoreductase has translation MKYVIIGNSAAAIGAVEAIRKTDRTGQILILSSEPYHTYSRPLISYLLLGKTTEEKMLYRDRDFYEKMHCDFRPNTTVVKLDPEQKQVLLADGSTESYDRVLVATGSSPFVPPMAGLDTVEHKTTFGSLEDAKRLSGMIDSRSRVLIIGAGLIGLKCAEGIADTVKSITVVDLAPRVLSSILDDAASARIKHYLEQHDLRFFLGESVKEFSGNTAILTGGGQIEFDCLVLAVGVRANTALVKDAGGAVGRGITVDDHMRTSLPEVYAAGDCTESMDCAEQQIKIMALLPNAYMQGACAGANMAGQEAVFDTAIPMNSIGLFGLHMMTAGSYHGETFVQDDGTGFKELFYENDRLCGYILIGDIHRAGIYTAMIRNRTPLRSVDFDLLCREPELMAFSQADRKVMLGGREK, from the coding sequence ATGAAATATGTGATCATCGGCAACTCCGCCGCAGCCATCGGCGCAGTGGAGGCCATTCGGAAAACCGACCGGACAGGACAGATCCTGATCCTTTCCTCCGAGCCCTATCACACCTACTCCCGGCCGCTGATCTCCTACCTGCTGCTGGGGAAAACCACAGAGGAGAAGATGCTGTACCGGGATCGGGATTTTTACGAGAAGATGCACTGCGACTTCCGGCCCAATACCACGGTGGTAAAGCTGGATCCGGAACAGAAGCAGGTGCTTCTGGCGGACGGCAGTACCGAATCCTACGACAGGGTACTGGTTGCCACCGGTTCCTCCCCCTTCGTGCCTCCCATGGCGGGGCTGGATACGGTGGAGCACAAGACCACCTTCGGCTCCCTGGAGGACGCAAAGCGTCTGTCCGGCATGATCGACAGCAGGAGCCGGGTGCTCATCATCGGCGCAGGGCTGATCGGTCTGAAATGCGCCGAGGGCATTGCGGATACGGTCAAGTCCATCACAGTGGTGGATCTGGCACCCCGGGTGCTGTCCAGTATTCTGGACGATGCAGCCTCCGCAAGGATCAAGCATTACCTGGAGCAGCATGACCTGCGATTCTTCCTGGGGGAGAGCGTGAAGGAATTTTCCGGCAATACTGCCATCCTCACCGGCGGCGGGCAGATCGAGTTTGACTGCCTGGTACTGGCGGTGGGCGTGCGTGCCAATACCGCCCTGGTGAAGGATGCAGGAGGCGCAGTGGGCAGGGGCATTACCGTGGATGACCATATGCGCACCAGCCTGCCGGAGGTATACGCCGCCGGGGACTGCACCGAAAGCATGGACTGCGCCGAGCAGCAGATCAAGATCATGGCACTGCTGCCCAACGCCTATATGCAGGGGGCATGCGCCGGGGCGAATATGGCAGGGCAGGAGGCGGTGTTTGACACTGCCATTCCCATGAACTCCATCGGTCTGTTCGGGCTTCATATGATGACCGCCGGTTCCTATCACGGGGAAACCTTTGTACAGGACGACGGCACCGGCTTTAAGGAGCTGTTTTACGAGAACGACCGGCTGTGCGGCTATATCCTCATCGGGGATATCCACCGGGCAGGCATTTACACCGCAATGATCCGCAACCGCACCCCCCTGCGCAGCGTGGACTTTGACCTGCTGTGCCGGGAGCCGGAGCTGATGGCGTTCAGCCAGGCGGATCGGAAGGTTATGTTAGGAGGGCGTGAGAAATGA
- a CDS encoding glutamate synthase-related protein, translated as MAINFLYPDYEVVRNQDRCIGCRVCERQCANEVHSYNAELDKMLSDETKCVNCHRCVTLCPTHALKIVKNDHTFKENANWSGKTIQEIYKQANTGGVLLSSMGNPEPYPVYFDKLLLNASQVTNPPIDPLREPMETKVFLGAKPSRVQRDEKGELVNNLSPQIKLSVPIMFSAMSYGSISYNAHASLARAAQELGILYNTGEGGLHEDFVKYGANTIVQVASGRFGVHKGYLESGAAIEIKMGQGAKPGIGGHLPGAKIVGDVAKTRMVPVGSDAISPAPHHDIYSIEDLRQLVYSLKEATGYTKPVIVKIAAVHNISAIASGIARSGADIIAIDGFRGGTGAAPTRIRDNVGIPIELALASVDKRLRDEGIRNNVSIVVGGSIRSSADMVKAIALGADAVYIGTAALLALGCHLCRSCQTGKCNWGIATQRPELVKRLNPEIGYQRLVNLVTAWRHELMELMGGMGINSIESLRGNRLMLRGVGLTDRELEILGVKHAGE; from the coding sequence ATGGCTATCAATTTTCTTTACCCGGACTATGAAGTAGTCCGCAATCAGGATCGGTGCATCGGCTGCCGTGTCTGTGAGCGGCAGTGCGCCAATGAGGTGCACAGCTACAATGCGGAGCTGGACAAAATGCTGTCCGACGAGACAAAATGCGTCAACTGCCACCGGTGCGTGACCCTGTGTCCCACCCATGCGCTGAAGATCGTCAAGAACGATCACACCTTCAAGGAAAATGCCAACTGGAGCGGAAAGACCATCCAGGAGATCTACAAGCAAGCCAATACCGGCGGGGTGCTCCTGTCCAGTATGGGCAATCCGGAGCCCTATCCGGTGTATTTCGACAAGCTGCTGCTGAACGCCTCCCAGGTGACCAATCCCCCCATCGATCCCCTCCGGGAGCCGATGGAAACCAAGGTATTCTTAGGGGCAAAGCCCTCCAGGGTGCAACGGGACGAAAAGGGGGAGCTGGTGAATAACCTGTCCCCCCAGATCAAGCTGTCCGTGCCCATTATGTTCTCCGCCATGAGCTACGGCTCCATCAGCTACAACGCCCATGCATCCCTTGCCCGGGCGGCACAGGAGCTGGGGATCCTGTACAACACCGGCGAGGGGGGACTCCACGAGGATTTCGTCAAGTACGGGGCAAACACCATCGTGCAGGTGGCATCCGGCAGATTCGGCGTCCACAAGGGCTATCTGGAAAGCGGCGCTGCCATCGAGATCAAGATGGGACAGGGTGCAAAGCCCGGCATCGGGGGACACCTGCCCGGCGCAAAGATCGTGGGGGATGTGGCAAAGACCCGTATGGTGCCCGTGGGCAGCGACGCCATTTCTCCGGCGCCCCACCACGACATCTACTCCATCGAGGATCTGCGGCAGTTGGTATACTCTCTGAAGGAGGCGACCGGCTACACCAAGCCGGTGATCGTGAAGATCGCCGCCGTTCACAATATTTCCGCCATTGCCAGCGGCATTGCCCGCAGCGGTGCGGACATCATCGCCATTGACGGCTTCCGGGGCGGCACCGGCGCTGCACCCACCCGGATCCGGGACAATGTGGGCATTCCCATTGAGCTTGCCCTTGCCAGCGTGGACAAGCGGCTCCGGGACGAGGGCATCCGGAACAACGTTTCCATCGTGGTGGGTGGCAGCATCCGCTCCAGCGCCGATATGGTCAAGGCCATTGCACTGGGTGCGGACGCAGTGTACATCGGTACGGCGGCGCTTCTTGCTCTGGGCTGTCACCTGTGCCGCAGCTGTCAGACCGGCAAGTGCAACTGGGGCATTGCAACCCAGCGGCCGGAGCTTGTGAAGCGGCTGAATCCGGAGATCGGCTATCAGCGGCTGGTGAACCTGGTGACTGCTTGGCGGCATGAGCTGATGGAGCTGATGGGCGGCATGGGCATCAATTCCATCGAGAGCCTCCGGGGCAACCGGCTGATGCTCCGGGGCGTGGGGCTTACCGACCGGGAACTGGAGATCCTTGGCGTCAAGCATGCAGGCGAGTGA
- a CDS encoding ammonium transporter gives MNAEAIFEAVDKELWGVWFLIGAALVFFMQCGFAMVETGFTRAKNAGNIIMKNLMDFCIGTVVFILIGFGLFLGEDMVGLIGKPGLDIFTAYENFDYSNFVFNLVFCATAATIVSGAMAERTKFLSYCVYSGVISALIYPVEAHWIWGGGWLAQLGFHDFAGSTAIHMVGGLSALIGAKILGPRIGKFETDKDGKVTKVNAIPGHSLTLGALGVFILWFGWYGFNGAAAKSIDQLGSVFMATTIAPAIATVTCMIFTWLKYGKPDVSMCLNASLAGLVGVTAPCDVVDCLGASIIGIVSGLLVVFGVWLLDYKLHIDDPVGAVAVHFCNGIWGTVAVGLFANPKVPGYSLANADGKQLAGVFYGGGFELFGYQLLGMVSVIAWTAVTITITFLIIKHTIGLRASRHEEVVGLDITEHGLASSYADFIPTTHIETTASGKEKEVANVIPAAPVEKSVPVEHKKSVSIASDAGVKMTKVDIITNIERFDALKNALYGIGITGMTVTNAMGCGMQKGAAEYYRGVPVEARLLPKVKVEVVVCKVPVETVVETVKQALYTGKIGDGKIFVYDVENVLKVRTGESGYDALQDD, from the coding sequence ATGAATGCTGAAGCAATCTTTGAAGCCGTGGACAAGGAATTATGGGGCGTTTGGTTTCTGATCGGCGCTGCGCTGGTATTCTTTATGCAGTGCGGCTTCGCCATGGTGGAAACCGGCTTCACCCGTGCGAAAAACGCGGGCAACATCATCATGAAGAACCTGATGGACTTCTGTATCGGTACCGTAGTGTTCATCCTCATCGGCTTTGGCTTATTCCTGGGGGAGGATATGGTAGGTCTGATCGGTAAGCCGGGTCTGGATATCTTCACCGCATACGAAAACTTTGACTACTCCAACTTTGTATTCAACCTGGTATTCTGCGCAACCGCCGCAACCATCGTTTCCGGCGCAATGGCAGAGCGTACCAAGTTCCTGTCCTACTGTGTATACTCCGGCGTGATCTCCGCTTTGATCTACCCGGTGGAAGCACACTGGATCTGGGGCGGCGGCTGGCTGGCTCAACTGGGCTTCCACGATTTCGCCGGCTCCACTGCTATCCACATGGTAGGCGGTCTGTCCGCCCTGATCGGCGCCAAGATCCTTGGACCCAGAATCGGCAAATTTGAAACCGACAAGGACGGCAAGGTCACAAAGGTCAACGCAATCCCCGGTCACTCCCTGACCCTGGGCGCTCTGGGCGTGTTCATCCTCTGGTTCGGCTGGTACGGCTTCAACGGCGCTGCTGCCAAGTCCATCGATCAGCTTGGCTCCGTATTTATGGCAACCACCATCGCACCTGCCATCGCAACCGTAACCTGCATGATCTTTACATGGCTCAAGTACGGCAAGCCGGATGTTTCCATGTGTCTGAACGCATCCCTGGCTGGTCTGGTAGGCGTAACCGCTCCCTGCGACGTGGTGGACTGCCTGGGCGCATCCATCATCGGTATCGTTTCCGGTCTGCTGGTGGTATTCGGCGTATGGCTCCTGGACTACAAGCTCCACATCGATGACCCGGTAGGCGCTGTAGCAGTACACTTCTGCAACGGTATCTGGGGCACAGTGGCAGTTGGTCTGTTTGCAAATCCGAAGGTTCCGGGCTACTCCCTGGCAAACGCAGACGGCAAGCAGCTTGCAGGTGTATTCTACGGCGGCGGCTTTGAGCTGTTCGGCTATCAGTTGCTGGGTATGGTTTCCGTTATCGCCTGGACAGCAGTTACCATCACCATCACATTCTTGATTATCAAGCACACCATCGGTCTGCGGGCAAGCCGTCACGAGGAAGTCGTTGGTCTGGATATCACAGAGCACGGTCTGGCATCCTCCTACGCTGACTTTATCCCCACAACACACATTGAAACTACCGCCTCCGGCAAGGAGAAGGAAGTTGCCAACGTAATTCCGGCTGCTCCTGTTGAAAAGTCCGTACCGGTAGAGCATAAGAAGTCCGTCAGCATCGCATCCGATGCAGGCGTAAAGATGACCAAGGTGGATATCATCACCAACATCGAGCGGTTCGACGCCCTCAAGAACGCATTGTACGGCATCGGCATCACCGGTATGACCGTCACCAACGCAATGGGCTGCGGCATGCAGAAGGGCGCAGCGGAGTATTACCGTGGCGTTCCCGTAGAAGCAAGACTGCTGCCCAAGGTTAAGGTGGAAGTGGTCGTATGCAAGGTCCCGGTTGAGACAGTGGTTGAAACCGTAAAGCAGGCATTGTACACCGGCAAGATCGGCGATGGCAAGATCTTCGTTTACGACGTAGAGAATGTACTCAAGGTCAGAACCGGTGAATCCGGCTACGATGCATTGCAGGATGACTAA